The following are encoded together in the Limanda limanda chromosome 12, fLimLim1.1, whole genome shotgun sequence genome:
- the clic4 gene encoding chloride intracellular channel protein 4, translating to MSLSVPQNGVKPDNEPVIELFVKAGCDGESIGNCPFSQRLFMILWLKGVVFNVTTVDLKRKPADLQNLAPGTHPPFITYNGEVKTDVNKIEEFLEDVLCPPKYIKLGARHPESNTAGMDIFAKFSAYIKNSKPDANEALERGLMKMLQKLDEYLRSPLPDEIDHNSIEDVKVSSRKFLDGDEMTLADCTLLPKLHIVKVVAQKYRGFDIPKEMTAIWKYLNIAYTREEFTNTCPSDKEIEIAYGDVAKRLVK from the exons ATGTCTCTGTCGGTGCCGCAGAACGGAGTGAAGCCGGACAACGAGCCCGTCATCGAGCTCTTCGTGAAG gCGGGATGTGATGGAGAGAGCATTGGGAACTGCCCCTTCTCCCAGAGGCTCTTCATGATCCTGTGGCTGAAAGGAGTCGTCTTCAATGTTACCACAGTGGATCTCAAGAG GAAGCCAGCAGACCTCCAGAACCTGGCCCCCGGCACACACCCGCCCTTCATCACCTACAACGGCGAGGTCAAAACTGACGTCAACAAGATCGAGGAGTTCCTGGAGGATGTCCTCTGTCCACCCAA gTACATCAAGCTTGGTGCAAGACACCCTGAGTCGAACACAGCTGGTATGGACATCTTTGCCAAGTTTTCAGCTTACATCAAGAACTCAAAGCCAGATGCAAATGAGG ctctggagcGCGGGCTAATGAAGATGCTGCAGAAGCTGGATGAGTACCTCCGATCACCACTGCCCGATGAGATCGACCACAACAGCATCGAGGACGTCAAGGTCTCCAGCCGCAAGTTCTTGGACGGCGATGAAATGACTCTGGCCGACTGCACCCTGCTGCCAAAGCTGCACATAGTGAAG GTGGTGGCCCAGAAGTACAGAGGTTTCGACATTCCCAAAGAGATGACGGCCATCTGGAAGTATCTGAACATCGCCTACACCCGCGAGGAGTTCACCAACACCTGCCCCAGCGACAAGGAGATTGAGATTGCCTACGGAGATGTAGCCAAGAGGCTGGTGAAATGA